The Drosophila teissieri strain GT53w chromosome X, Prin_Dtei_1.1, whole genome shotgun sequence genome has a segment encoding these proteins:
- the LOC122623835 gene encoding uncharacterized protein LOC122623835: MDKKFCYSEKKTLAHIEKKQNRQGGRDSQLEKGQDGEEGEDDGGEALAPGNSARAPQKLGVLKNLANGYLKLVHEIEANLCLPAPPLIEAKPEREVGGAIAGNSQAEEEISQSSEDATHPGIGFVDLYRRSLHFECLGIPLTSLELFSMECQQNEELEGRIMGGHRAGTEGLHSWKALDERLTKETERVPERNLSNRADCHPYECKNPLRNTSESILFPGKCTKLKPMLNMLTKTDLDEETEAVLDEEHGKQFSTNELHHHSSKFQSRSLWKGAHKKTARTSPGSHFESAPSSVRSTEKTAKQNPVVEVPSVQLPKQFYKWAKLPANSSSKVLRGKKKSSSPENRQVQNCRETSRKRWHNDFRDLGEPKSPRSNKKTRNTKVKGSSSRWLPCRPEGKSKRSRRLHAGSELKAATPLALESHLYGSDSEAHASGPAESSSMKVCEKRLEELMTRKPKHLCLRKAISPVVESDFEAMEPLRSNDTFTEAWKNSNLNRGHHHRDLRIGGLYSRAEKLKFQPIDRLDAGCVGLPLFKNSDESLERTQFFVTEFDKLSRAERMQDIEFRMRQLRWLQARSDQEYRQHFRKQRIAFKRVLTNSAQFACPLGHDECPAVMNATLLAHVVSRHLDEPGKELREIFEGEQVLMIFSPMAFQLGKTECMSVLGYGGIRNKPCTLPAVRFMPTRNSGLPEAYAHFDAHLPLLVMISRNRLSSVEGRRVRFEGLEDEDTLALWMVTRDLPCPIHVMMTVINRRLDITRSSIMKVRELHKSHDPLDFMPSSKNYMRLSDHDMRVLTNDHTEPIYMEIVVKEYPGILPCHIPGHFQGAD; the protein is encoded by the exons atggaCAAGAAGTTCTGCTACTCGGAGAAAAAGACCCTAGCGCATATCGAAAAAAAGCAGAATCGCCAGGGAGGTCGGGATTCCCAGTTGGAGAAGGGTCAGGATGGCGAGGAGGGGGAGGATGATGGCGGCGAGGCTTTGGCTCCTGGAAACTCCGCAAGGGCACCGCAGA AGTTGGGAGTTCTGAAAAACCTGGCCAATGGCTACTTGAAGTTGGTACACGAGATCGAGGCCAACCTCTGCCTGCCAGCGCCTCCTTTGATCGAAGCTAAACCAGAGCGTGAGGTGGGTGGGGCGATCGCTGGAAATTCCCAAGCCGAGGAGGAAATATCGCAATCTTCCGAGGATGCCACTCATCCAGGCATAGGCTTTGTGGATTTGTATCGGCGCAGTCTTCATTTCGAGTGCTTGGGCATTCCCCTCACTTCCTTGGAGCTTTTCTCTATGGAATGCCAGCAAAATGAAGAACTAGAGGGAAGAATCATGGGAGGCCATCGAGCTGGCACTGAAGGGCTGCATTCATGGAAAGCTTTAGATGAGCGCTTGACCAAGGAAACTGAACGGGTCCCTGAAAGAAATCTATCGAATAGAGCTGATTGTCATCCATACGAATGCAAAAACCCCTTAAGAAATACTTCTGAATCGATTTTGTTCCCAGGGAAATGCACAAAACTGAAGCCCATGCTAAACATGCTGACTAAAACTGACCTGGATGAGGAAACGGAAGCAGTACTTGATGAGGAACATGGAAAGCAATTTTCCACGAATGAGCTACACCATCATTCCTCCAAGTTCCAGAGTCGATCTTTATGGAAAGGTGCccacaaaaaaacagcaagGACTTCTCCCGGTTCACATTTTGAATCTGCTCCAAGCTCCGTTCGTTCAACAgagaaaacagcaaaacaaaatccaGTTGTTGAAGTACCATCCGTTCAATtaccaaaacaattttataaatgGGCTAAATTACCAGCTAACAGTTCAAGCAAAGTTCTTCGTGGTAAAAAGAAATCGTCAAGTCCCGAAAATCGTCAAGTCCAAAACTGCAGGGAAACGAGCAGAAAAAGATGGCACAACGATTTTAGAGACTTGGGTGAGCCGAAATCGCCTAGATCGAATAAGAAAACCAGAAATACCAAAGTCAAGGGTTCATCTTCACGTTGGCTGCCTTGTAGGCCAGAAGGTAAATCGAAAAGATCTAGAAGATTGCATGCAGGCTCAGAACTCAAGGCAGCCACACCCTTGGCGTTGGAGTCCCATCTATATGGAAGTGACAGTGAGGCACATGCCTCTGGTCCAGCGGAGAGCTCCTCTATGAAAGTGTGCGAGAAACGCTTAGAGGAGCTAATGACAAGGAAGCCAAAGCACTTGTGCTTGAGGAAGGCTATCAGCCCGGTTGTTGAATCCGATTTTGAGGCAATGGAGCCTCTGCGTTCCAACGATACCTTCACGGAGGCGTGGAAGAACTCGAACTTGAATAggggccaccaccaccgagaCCTACGGATCGGCGGGCTTTATAGTCGGGCCGAGAAGCTTAAGTTCCAGCCCATAGATCGCCTGGACGCGGGCTGCGTGGGACTGCCGCTGTTCAAGAACTCGGACGAGTCCCTGGAGCGGACCCAGTTCTTTGTGACCGAGTTTGACAAGCTGAGTCGCGCCGAGAGGATGCAGGACATAGAGTTCCGAATGCGCCAGTTGCGGTGGCTGCAGGCCAGGTCGGATCAGGAATATCGCCAGCACTTCCGGAAACAGAGGATTGCCTTCAAGAGGGTCCTGACCAATTCGGCGCAGTTTGCGTGTCCTTTGGGACACGACGAATGTCCGGCTGTGATGAACGCCACGCTACTGGCACACGTCGTATCCCGGCACTTGGATGAGCCGGGCAAGGAGCTGCGTGAGATTTTCGAGGGCGAACAGGTGCTAATGATCTTCAGTCCCATGGCCTTCCAGCTGGGCAAGACTGAGTGCATGTCCGTGCTGGGCTACGGGGGCATCCGGAACAAGCCCTGCACCCTGCCCGCCGTCAGATTTATGCCCACCCGGAACAGCGGCTTACCAGAAGCCTACGCCCACTTCGACGCCCATTTGCCGCTGCTCGTGATGATCAGCAGGAATCGCCTGAGTAGCGTAGAAGGCAGAAGGGTGCGGTTCGAGGGACTAGAAGACGAGGACACCCTCGCTCTGTGGATGGTCACCAGAGATCTGCCTTGTCCCATCCACGTGATGATGACTGTAATCAACCGACGACTAGACATCACCAGGAGCTCCATCATGAAGGTCCGCGAACTCCATAAGTCGCACGATCCTCTCGACTTTATGCCATCGAGCAAAAACTATATGCGACTCAGCGATCACGACATGCGCGTCCTCACCAACGATCACACAGAGCCCATATATATGGAGATCGTTGTGAAGGAGTACCCCGGTATACTTCCATGTCACATTCCTGGCCACTTCCAAGGCGCCGACTGA
- the LOC122623320 gene encoding NPC intracellular cholesterol transporter 1 homolog 1b, producing the protein MKVIFAFVWLIAGVWSQSAELGCIWYGQSHMIGPHWVNKADTDPARPLNSPTAEALFAKRCPLLYKEYKGESGEDELSLCCDAAQIDAMETGLSQADGVFSRCPTCTRNMAMTVCAMTCAKNHTLFLTAYTDTSEAGVEYVEYIDYRITDDTVSRIYNSCIGIQHTQTGRPAMDLGCGSYNAKTCSYRRWYEFMGDVTGDYVPFQINYKWSEDAEEGSTEIFLDLSPLKCGESYEDSYACACIDCEESCPLTDAPTGPEELWKIAGLYGVTFILALLIACALSIFIFWGAFGKRSAPSVCMPTLFGEFFYHGFRIWGTFCAKHPVLVLALCSWAIAGLSYGIRYMSITTDPVELWASEQSQTRIEKDYFDLHFGPFYRTNQMFIKAVDQTYFTHDAPSGVLNFGPAFEYNFLKEVFELQESIMKLGMAENEGLDKICYAPVLMAGETPTVERCAIQSVYGYFQHDMDRFENSYVDSNNYTINYLNQMEDCLRVPMMEDCFGTFGGPIEPGIAVGGMPKVAVGEEPDYMLATGLVITFLGRNSNDESKLEPNMQWEKLFVDFLRDYKSDRLDIAYMAERSIQDAIVELSEGEVGTVVISYVVMFVYVAIALGHIRSCRGFLRESRIMLAIGGIVIVLASVVCSLGFWGYLDVTTTMLAIEVIPFLVLAVGVDNIFIMVHTYQRLDHSKFETTHEAIGEAIGQVGPSILQTAGSEMACFAIGCISDMPAVKTFAMYAAIAILLDFLLQITAFVALMAIDEKRYKDGRLDMLCCVRSGAKKMQDVGEEGVDGRPKEVGLLETMFKNFYSPFLLSKPVKVSVLLIFTVVTCLSLMVTPSIEKGLDQEMSMPKNSHVVKYFRYMVDLLAMGAPVYWVLKPGLNYSEPLQQNLICGGVECNNNSLSVQLYTQSRYPEITALARPASSWLDDYIDWLAISDCCKYNITTGGFCSSNSKSEDCLPCERGFTENGLRPDAETFSKYIPYFLFDLPDAECAKAGRASYADAVIYTIDDAGMSTVQDTYFMQYSTTSTTSEEFYSQLREVRRIAGEINAMFDESGVDAEIFAYCVFYIYYEQYLTIWEDAMFSLGMSLVAIFLVTLLITGLDITSTFIVLFMVVCILINMLGMMWAWSINLNAISLVNLVVCVGIGVEFVAHIVRSFKRAEGTAQERATHSLNVTGSSVLSGITLTKFAGIVVLGFSNSQIFQVFYFRMYLGIVLIGAAHGLILLPVLLSLLGPLHKLARSSSVEPITVN; encoded by the exons ATGAAAGTGATTTTCGCCTTCGTGTGGCTAATAGCCGGCGTTTGGTCGCAAAGCGCGGAGCTGGGCTGCATTTGGTATGGACAGAGCCACATGATAGGCCCCCATTGGGTGAATAAGGCCGATACGGATCCGGCAAGGCCTCTGAATAGTCCGACTGCGGAGGCTCTGTTCGCCAAGCGATGTCCGCTGCTGTACAAGGAGTACAAGGGTGAGAGTGGCGAGGACGAGCTGAGTCTGTGCTGCGATGCGGCCCAGATCGATGCCATGGAGACTGGACTATCGCAGGCAGATGGCGTCTTCTCCAGGTGTCCCACTTGCACAAGGAACATGGCCATGACCGTGTGCGCCATGACCTGTGCCAAGAACCACACTCTCTTCTTGACCGCCTACACTGACACAAGCGAGGCAGGTGTGGAGTATGTGGAATACATCGACTATCGAATCACGGACGACACGGTGTCGAGGATCTACAACAGCTGCATTGGCATACAGCACACCCAAACCGGACGTCCTGCCATGGATCTGGGCTGTGGCAGCTACAATGCCAAGACCTGCAGCTACCGCAGATGGTACGAGTTCATGGGCGACGTTACCGGCGACTACGTGCCGTTCCAGATCAACTACAAGTGGTCCGAGGATGCGGAGGAGGGTTCCACGGAGATTTTCCTCGATCTGAGCCCTCTCAAGTGCGGCGAGAGCTACGAGGACAGCTATGCGTGCGCCTGCATCGACTGCGAGGAGTCCTGCCCGTTGACGGATGCTCCCACGGGTCCCGAGGAGCTGTGGAAGATCGCCGGACTGTACGGGGTCACCTTCATCCTGGCCTTGCTCATCGCCTGCGCCCTgtccatatttattttctgggGCGCCTTTGGAAAGCGATCGGCGCCCAGTGTCTGCATGCCCACCCTCTTCGGGGAGTTCTTCTACCACGGCTTCCGCATCTGGGGCACCTTCTGTGCCAAGCACCCGGTTCTGGTCCTGGCCCTCTGTTCCTGGGCCATCGCTGGACTGTCCTATGGCATTCGCTACATGAGCATCACCACGGATCCCGTGGAACTGTGGGCGAGCGAGCAGAGTCAGACGAGGATCGAGAAGGACTACTTCGATCTGCACTTCGGCCCGTTCTATCGCACCAACCAGATGTTCATTAAGGCCGTCGATCAGACATAT TTCACCCATGACGCCCCCAGCGGTGTGCTGAACTTTGGTCCAGCCTTCGAGTATAACTTCCTGAAGGAAGTCTTTGAACTGCAGGAGTCCATTATGAAGTTGGGCATGGCGGAGAACGAGGGCCTCGACAAGATCTGCTATGCCCCTGTGCTAATGGCTGGCGAAACGCCCACAGTCGAGCGTTGTGCTATCCAGTCGGTCTATGGATACTTCCAGCACGACATGGATCGATTCGAGAACTCCTATGTCGATAGCAACAACTACACCATTAACTACCTCAATCAAATGGAGGATTGTCTTCG AGTCCCCATGATGGAGGATTGCTTTGGAACATTCGGCGGACCCATCGAGCCCGGCATTGCGGTGGGTGGCATGCCCAAGGTGGCGGTGGGTGAGGAGCCCGACTACATGCTGGCCACCGGACTTGTGATCACCTTCTTGGGTCGGAACTCCAACGACGAGTCCAAGCTGGAGCCGAATATGCAGTGGGAGAAGCTGTTCGTTGACTTCTTGCGGGACTACAAGAGCGATCGCCTGGACATCGCCTACATGGCCGAGAGATCCATCCAGGATGCGATAGTGGAGCTCTCCGAGGGAGAAGTGGGCACAGTGGTCATCAGCTATGTGGTGATGTTCGTTTACGTGGCCATCGCCTTGGGTCACATTCGCAGCTGTCGGGGATTCCTCAGGGAGTCACGCATTATGCTGGCCATAGGAGGCATAGTTATTGTCCTGGCCTCGGTGGTGTGCAGCTTGGGTTTCTGGGGCTATCTCGACGTGACCACCACAATGCTGGCGATCGAAGTGATTCCGTTCTTGGTGCTCGCCGTGGGAGTGGACAATATCTTCATCATGGTGCACACGTACCAGAGACTGGACCATTCCAAGTTTGAGACCACACATGAGGCGATCGGAGAAGCCATTGGCCAGGTGGGTCCATCGATCCTCCAGACGGCGGGCAGCGAAATGGCCTGCTTTGCCATCGGCTGCATATCGGATATGCCGGCTGTGAAGACCTTCGCCATGTATGCCGCCATCGCCATTCTGCTGGACTTCCTGCTCCAGATCACCGCGTTCGTGGCCCTGATGGCCATCGATGAGAAGCGTTACAAGGACGGACGACTGGACATGTTGTGCTGCGTGAGGAGCGGTGCAAAGAAGATGCAGGACGTGGGCGAGGAGGGCGTGGATGGTCGACCCAAGGAGGTCGGCTTGCTGGAGACCATGTTCAAGAACTTCTATTCCCCCTTCCTGCTCTCCAA GCCCGTAAAGGTGTCCGTGCTGCTGATCTTCACCGTGGTTACATGTCTATCGCTGATGGTGACGCCCTCCATTGAGAAGGGCCTCGACCAAGAGATGTCCATGCCGAAGAACTCGCATGTGGTCAAGTACTTCCGCTACATGGTCGACCTGCTGGCGATGGGAGCTCCGGTCTACTGGGTCCTCAAGCCCGGACTCAACTACTCCGAGCCGCTGCAGCAGAACCTCATCTGCGGCGGAGTCGagtgcaacaacaactcaCTGTCCGTCCAGCTGTACACGCAGTCGCGGTACCCGGAAATCACGGCCTTGGCCCGACCGGCCTCCTCCTGGCTGGATGACTACATCGATTGGCTGGCCATCAGCGATTGCTGCAAGTACAACATCACCACCGGCGGCTTCTGCTCCAGCA ACTCAAAGAGTGAAGACTGCCTGCCCTGTGAACGTGGATTCACCGAGAATGGCCTAAGACCAGATGCCGAGACCTTCAGCAAGTACATTCCCTACTTCCTCTTCGATCTGCCAGATGCCGAGTGTGCCAAGGCTGGTAGAGCTTCGTACGCCGAT GCCGTGATCTACACCATCGACGATGCGGGCATGTCCACCGTGCAGGACACCTACTTCATGCAATACTCCACAACGTCGACCACCTCAGAGGAGTTCTACTCCCAGCTGCGCGAAGTTCGGAGGATTGCAGGGGAAATAAACGCGATGTTCGACGAGAGTGGCGTGGATGCGGAGATATTCGCCTACTGCGTGTTCTACATCTACTACGAGCAGTACCTGACGATCTGGGAGGACGCCATGTTTTCGCTGGGAATGTCCTTGGTGGCCATATTCCTGGTCACCCTATTGATAACCGGTCTGGACATCACCTCCACGTTCATCGTACTCTTCATGGTTGTCTGCATATTGATCAATATGCTGGGCATGATGTGGGCGTGGAGCATCAATCTGAATGCCATATCGCTGGTGAATCTGGTGGTGTGCGTGGGCATTGGAGTTGAGTTTGTGGCCCATATTGTGAGGTCCTTTAAGAGGGCGGAAGGAACTGCCCAGGAGCGGGCTACTCACTCCCTAAATGTAACCGGAAGCAGTGTCCTTTCGGGCATAACTCTCACCAAGTTCGCGGGCATCGTTGTTCTGGGCTTCTCCAACTCGCAGATCTTCCAGGTCTTCTACTTCCGGATGTATCTGGGCATTGTCCTGATCGGAGCCGCCCACGGCTTGATCCTGCTGCCGGTTCTGCTCAGTCTCCTGGGTCCACTGCATAAGTTGGCCAGAAGCTCAAGTGTAGAGCCCATCACAGTCAACTGA